CCAGTTGATTTATTTCAGCCGTGAATTCGGAGGAAACCGCGAACCCTTTGAGGCTAAACAACATAAGGAAAATGAGTAACAGTCGCATAAATTCTGCCTTCAGATAGTCAGGATTACTATATACGCCTAACGCGATTGCACAAGGCATATGTTGTGAATCTGATCTAAATTATAGAGTAAACAGCGCTTCATGATGCGCGTTGCGGGTGGGTGTGACAGAGTAGGGGAATGGATATGCAGATGTTAAATGTCACATCATTACGTAATAAGCTCCCTGTCTATAACCGGGAAGAAGGTGTTTGCAGTAGCGAGATGCTGGAAGAGTACCTTGAATGTTATCAGCTGAATCAGATACTGCATGCCGGGCATAAGCTTTATGCGACACAGCAAACAGTGCAGGGCAGTACTTTGTTTGTACAACACTACTGTAGCCGTTATGACAGCCGGGGAACGGTGGTTGTATTACATGGTTATTTTGATCACAGTGGTCTTTATCGTCATCTGATCTCCTATCTGTTGGAAAATAGTTGGGACGTTCTGATCTATGACCTGCCCGGACACGGTTTGTCGCAAGGGGCGCCGCTCTCTATAGATAGTTTTGAAACCTATGCCAGCCAGTTGACGGAACTGTTGAACAGTCGTCAGGATCGTTTACAAGCCCCCTGGGCCTTGCTGGGCCAGAGTACCGGGGCTGCAATACTGATAGAACAGCAGTTGAAGTTTGGGCATCATAACTGGCCAGTACAGGAACAGGTTTTTCTCGCTCCGTTGGTGCGCCCTTGTGGCTGGCAGGGGATCGCTAAAAAATATCGCTGGCTGCGGTTTTTAATCCGTTCTGTTCCCCGCTCTTATGGACCGAGCTCTGCAGATAAGGATTTTCTGGATTTTGTTCGTTATCAGGATCCGCTTCAGCATCATCGGGTTCCGGTGCGCTGGATTGGGGCGATGCTACGCTGGGTTGAAAATGTAGAGCGACAGTTGGCTCATCTGCCAACGACGCCTTTATGTATTCAGGGCGTGGAAGATGAAACGGTGGAATGGCGTCATAACTTAGGTGTTATCGGTCGCTTGTATCCCGGTCTGGAGATTAAGCTGTTGCAGAAAGCACACCATCATCTGGTTAACGAGGAAACGACTATTCGATTACAGGTGTTTAACCTGATAGAGCAGGCAT
The genomic region above belongs to Amphritea japonica ATCC BAA-1530 and contains:
- a CDS encoding alpha/beta hydrolase, yielding MQMLNVTSLRNKLPVYNREEGVCSSEMLEEYLECYQLNQILHAGHKLYATQQTVQGSTLFVQHYCSRYDSRGTVVVLHGYFDHSGLYRHLISYLLENSWDVLIYDLPGHGLSQGAPLSIDSFETYASQLTELLNSRQDRLQAPWALLGQSTGAAILIEQQLKFGHHNWPVQEQVFLAPLVRPCGWQGIAKKYRWLRFLIRSVPRSYGPSSADKDFLDFVRYQDPLQHHRVPVRWIGAMLRWVENVERQLAHLPTTPLCIQGVEDETVEWRHNLGVIGRLYPGLEIKLLQKAHHHLVNEETTIRLQVFNLIEQALNRSAR